A window of the Eubalaena glacialis isolate mEubGla1 chromosome 9, mEubGla1.1.hap2.+ XY, whole genome shotgun sequence genome harbors these coding sequences:
- the SSNA1 gene encoding microtubule nucleation factor SSNA1: MTQQGAALQNYNNELVKCIEELCQKREELCRQIQQEEEEKQRLQNEVRQLTEKLARVNENLARKIASRNEFDRTIAETEAAYLKILESSQTLLSVLKREAGNLTKAAAPEQRSSGGKDS; the protein is encoded by the exons ATGACCCAGCAGGGCGCGGCGCTGCAGAACTACAACAACGAGCTGGTCAAAT GCATCGAGGAGCTGTGTCAGAAGCGGGAAGAGTTGTGCCGGCAGATccagcaggaagaggaggagaagcagcGGCTGCAGAATGAGGTGAGGCAGCTGACGGAGAAGCTGGCCCGAGTCAACGAGAACTTGGCTCGCAAGATAGCCTCTCGGAATGAGTTCGATCGGACCATCGCGGAGACGGAGGCTGCCTACCTCAAG ATCCTGGAGAGCTCGCAGACTCTGCTTAGTGTCCTGAAGAGGGAAGCGGGGAACCTGACCAAGGCCGCAGCCCCTGAGCAGAGGAGCAGCGGAGGCAAGGACAGCTGA
- the ANAPC2 gene encoding anaphase-promoting complex subunit 2, whose product MAAAEAAAHNDPGPAQELLVAWNTVSTGLVPPAALGLASSRTSGAVPPKEEELRAAVEVLRGHGLHSVLEEWFAEVLQNDLQANISLEFWNAVSQRENCADEPQCLLLLLDAFGLLESRLDPYLRSLELLEKWTRLGLLMGTGAQGLREKVHTTLRGVLFFSTPRAFQEMIQRLYGRFLRVYMQSKRKGEGGTDPELEGELDSRYARRRYYRLLQSPLCAGCGSDKQQCWCRQALEQFHQLSQVLHRLSLLERVSAEAVTTTLHQVTRERMEDRCRGEYERSFLREFHKWIERVVGWLGKVFLQDGPSRPASPEAGSSLRRWRCHVQRFFYRIYASLRIEELFSIIRDFPDSRPAVEDLKYCLERTDQRPQLLVSLKAALETRLLHPGVNTCDIITLYISAIKALRVLDPSMVVLEVACEPIRRYLRTREDTVRQIVAGLTGDSDGTGDLAVELSKTDPASLETGQDSEDDSGEPEDWVPDPVDADPGKSSSKRRSSDIISLLVSIYGSKDLFINEYRSLLADRLLHQFSFSPEREIRNVELLKLRFGEAPMHFCEVMLKDMADSRRINANIREEDEKRPAEEQPPFGVYAVILSSEFWPPFKDEKLEVPEDVREALEVYCRKYEKLKAMRTLSWKHTLGLVTMDVELADRTLSVAVTPVQAVVLLYFQDQASWTLEELSKVVKMPVALLRRRVSVWLQQGVLREEPAGTFSVVEEERPQDRDSMVLIDSDDESDSGMASQADQKEEELLLFWTYIQAMLTNLESLSLERIYSMLRMFVVTGPALAEIDLQELQGFLQRKVRDQQLVYSAGVYRLPKSCG is encoded by the exons ATGGCGGCGGCGGAAGCGGCGGCGCACAATGACCCCGGACCTGCCCAAGAGCTGCTGGTGGCCTGGAATACCGTGAGCACCGGACTGGTGCCGCCGGCCGCTCTGGGACTG GCATCCTCCCGGACCAGCGGTGCGGTCCCTCCAAAGGAGGAGGAGCTCCGGGCGGCGGTGGAGGTTCTCAGGGGCCACGGTCTGCACTCGGTCCTGGAGGAGTGGTTTGCAGAGGTGCTGCAGAACGACCTGCAGGCTAACATATCCCTCGAGTTCTGGAATGCCGTCTCCCAACGTGAGAACTGTGCAGACGAGCCCCAGTGCCTTCTGCTGCTCCTCGATGCTTTCGGGCTCCTGGAGAGCCGCCTGGATCCCTACCTGCGTAGTCTAgagctcctggagaaatggactcGCCTGGGCTTGCTTATGGGCACCGGTGCTCAGGGGCTTCGGGAAAAGGTTCATACCACATTGCGGGGCGTCTTGTTCTTTTCCACTCCCAGAGCTTTTCAGGAGATGATCCAGCGTCTCTATGGGCGCTTCTTGAGAGTTTACATGCAGAGtaagaggaaaggagaaggaggaaccGACCCCGAACTGGAGGGGGAATTGGACAGCAGATACGCCCGCCGCCGGTACTACCGCCTTCTGCAGAGCCCACTCTGTGCGGGATGTGGCAGTGACAAGCAGCAGTGCTGGTGCCGCCAGGCGCTGGAGCAGTTCCACCAGCTCAGCCAAGTCCT ACACAGGCTTAGTCTGCTGGAGCGGGTCAGTGCCGAGGCTGTGACCACCACCCTGCACCAAGTGACCCGGGAGAGGATGGAGGACCGCTGCCGGGGCGAGTACGAGCGCTCCTTCCTGCGTGAGTTCCACAAG TGGATTGAGAGGGTGGTCGGCTGGCTGGGCAAGGTGTTCCTGCAGGATGGCCCCAGCAGGCCTGCATCCCCAGAGGCCGGGAGCAGCCTGCGCCGGTGGCGCTGCCACGTGCAGAGGTTCTTCTATCGCATCTACGCCAGCCTGCGCATCGAGGAGCTCTTCAGCATCATCCGAG ACTTCCCGGACTCCCGGCCGGCCGTGGAAGACCTCAAGTACTGCCTGGAGAGGACCGACCAGAGGCCGCAGCTTCTTGTGTCCCTCAAGGCTGCCCTGGAGACGCGACTCCTCCACCCAG GCGTGAATACGTGTGACATCATCACCCTGTACATCTCCGCCATCAAGGCGCTGCGTGTGCTGGATCCCTCCATGGTTGTCCTGGAGGTGGCCTGTGAGCCCATTCGCCGCTACCTGAG GACGCGGGAGGACACGGTGCGGCAGATCGTGGCAGGGCTGACCGGGGACTCGGATGGGACGGGGGACTTGGCTGTTGAGCTGTCCAAGACGGACCCGGCAAGCCTGGAGACCGGCCAGGACAGCGAGGATGACTCGGGCGAGCCAGAGGACTGGGTCCCCGACCCTGTGGACGCGGATCCAG GGAAGTCCAGCTCTAAGCGGCGCTCCTCGGACATCATCAGCCTGCTGGTCAGCATCTACGGCAGCAAGGACCTTTTCATCAACGAGTACCGCTCGCTGCTGGCCGACCGCCTGCTGCACCAGTTCAGCTTCAGCCCCGAGCG GGAGATCCGCAACGTCGAGCTGCTGAAGCTGCGCTTTGGCGAGGCCCCGATGCACTTCTGCGAGGTCATGCTCAAG GACATGGCAGACTCGCGCCGCATCAATGCCAACATCCGCGAGGAGGACGAGAAGCGGCCCGCAGAGGAGCAGCCGCCGTTTGGGGTCTACGCCGTCATCCTCTCCAGCGAGTTCTGGCCGCCCTTCAAGGATGAGAAGCTGGAGGTTCCCGAGGACGTCAGGGAGGCCCTGGAGGTCTACTGCAGGAAGTACGAGAAGCTGAAG GCCATGCGGACGCTCAGCTGGAAGCACACCTTGGGCCTGGTGACCATGGATGTAGAGCTGGCTGACCGTACCCTGTCTGTGGCGGTGACCCCTGTGCAGGCGGTGGTCCTGCTGTACTTCCAGGACCAAG CCAGCTGGACCCTGGAGGAGCTGAGCAAGGTGGTGAAGATGCCCGTGGCGCTGCTGCGGCGGCGCGTGTCGGTGTGGCTGCAGCAGGGCGTGCTGCGAGAGGAGCCGGCCGGCACCTTCTCGGTGGTGGAGGAGGAGCGGCCCCAGGACCGGGACAGCATGGTGCTCATCGACAGCGACGACGAGAGCGACTCGGGCATGGCCTCGCAGGCCGACCAGAAGGAGGAGGAGCTGCTG CTCTTCTGGACGTACATCCAGGCCATGCTGACCAACCTGGAGAGCCTGTCGCTGGAGCGCATCTACAGCATGCTGCGCATGTTCGTGGTCACCGGCCCCGCGCTGGCCGAGATCGACCTGCAGGAGCTCCAGGGCTTCCTGCAGAGGAAGGTGCGCGACCAGCAGCTCGTCTACTCCGCTGGCGTCTACCGCCTGCCCAAGAGCTGCGGCTGA